One Acutalibacter muris DNA window includes the following coding sequences:
- a CDS encoding PadR family transcriptional regulator, translated as MATIDLIVLGMLKKGPMGAYDIQKLVEYRNISKWVKISTQSIYKKALQLEEKGLITAEIVKEGKMPEKAVYTLTEKGEQEFERLMMDISAQPIRLFLDFNAVIVNLDSLPPETQVTCIAEIEKNINELTKNLNENYRQKEDALEVPETGMAVLRQQMVLAQALEGWIAALKEHLSSL; from the coding sequence ATGGCTACGATCGATCTGATTGTCTTAGGGATGCTGAAAAAAGGCCCGATGGGTGCGTATGATATTCAAAAGCTGGTGGAGTATCGGAACATATCGAAGTGGGTAAAAATCAGCACCCAGTCGATTTATAAAAAGGCACTCCAGTTAGAGGAAAAAGGACTTATAACGGCTGAGATCGTGAAAGAGGGGAAGATGCCGGAGAAAGCTGTCTACACTCTGACTGAAAAAGGTGAGCAGGAGTTTGAACGGCTGATGATGGACATTTCCGCACAGCCGATCCGCTTGTTCTTGGATTTTAACGCTGTGATCGTAAATCTGGATAGCCTGCCGCCAGAAACACAGGTGACTTGCATTGCAGAGATAGAGAAAAACATTAACGAACTTACTAAAAATTTGAATGAGAATTACCGCCAGAAGGAGGATGCGCTTGAAGTCCCGGAGACCGGAATGGCTGTGCTGCGGCAGCAGATGGTACTGGCCCAGGCACTGGAGGGGTGGATCGCCGCTTTGAAGGAACATCTTTCTTCTCTGTAG
- a CDS encoding MATE family efflux transporter: MNERNKKMELLGSAPIPQALLALGIPIMIGMLINALYNLVDAYFVGGLGESQMGAISIVFPLGQVVVGLGLMFGNGAASYLSRLLGSGAKDTANKVASTALYSSVFIGAVVIIGASIFLEPILTMLGATDTIMSYAVTYARIYVLSSIFNVFNVTMNNIVSSEGAAKTTMCALLLGAVLNIGLDPMFIYALDMGVAGAAIATAISQFVSTLVYLIYVFRKKSAFTFSIREFAPTKQMMSEILKIGVPTLTFQLLTSLSIALINRAANGYGDAVIAGMGAVTRVTSMGTLVVFGFLKGFQPIAGFSYGAKKFDRLKEAIRTSTMWSTVFCVAVGLLMAIFSTQIISAFTDGNTEMISVGVKSLRANGLSFILFGFYTVYSSLFLALGKGSAGFFLGACRQGICFVPVILLLPALWGLNGILYAQPIADAISAIITVLMAAQLHRELAKSAAAIQTNAQ, from the coding sequence ATGAACGAACGCAACAAGAAAATGGAACTGCTGGGCAGCGCACCTATCCCTCAAGCGCTCCTGGCCTTGGGTATCCCCATCATGATTGGGATGCTCATCAACGCCCTATACAACCTGGTAGACGCCTACTTTGTAGGTGGGTTGGGCGAAAGCCAGATGGGTGCGATTTCTATCGTGTTCCCCCTGGGACAGGTGGTGGTAGGACTTGGCCTGATGTTTGGCAACGGCGCAGCCTCATACCTCTCCCGCCTGCTGGGGAGTGGAGCCAAAGACACCGCCAATAAAGTCGCCAGCACCGCCCTGTATAGCAGCGTTTTTATCGGGGCCGTTGTTATCATCGGAGCAAGTATCTTCCTGGAACCGATCCTGACTATGTTGGGAGCTACCGACACCATCATGTCCTATGCTGTAACATACGCCCGGATTTATGTGCTATCCTCGATTTTCAATGTGTTCAACGTCACGATGAATAATATCGTGTCCAGCGAAGGGGCCGCGAAAACTACCATGTGCGCCCTACTCCTGGGGGCAGTCCTTAACATCGGTCTCGATCCTATGTTCATCTATGCTCTTGACATGGGAGTTGCCGGAGCAGCCATTGCCACAGCAATATCCCAATTTGTGTCCACACTGGTGTACTTGATCTATGTGTTCAGAAAGAAATCTGCCTTCACATTCAGTATCAGAGAATTTGCACCCACAAAACAGATGATGTCCGAGATCCTTAAAATCGGTGTCCCCACCCTGACCTTCCAACTCCTTACCAGCCTTTCCATTGCGCTCATCAATCGAGCCGCCAACGGTTACGGCGATGCGGTTATCGCCGGGATGGGGGCTGTCACGAGAGTCACCTCCATGGGGACGCTTGTGGTGTTCGGATTCCTAAAAGGGTTCCAGCCTATCGCTGGATTCAGCTACGGAGCAAAAAAGTTTGACCGGCTGAAAGAGGCAATCCGAACATCCACTATGTGGTCAACCGTTTTCTGTGTAGCTGTGGGATTGCTTATGGCAATTTTCTCTACGCAGATCATCTCGGCCTTTACAGATGGAAACACCGAAATGATTTCCGTAGGTGTAAAATCCTTAAGGGCCAATGGGCTGTCTTTTATCCTATTCGGATTCTACACAGTATACTCATCTCTTTTCCTGGCCCTGGGGAAAGGAAGTGCTGGATTTTTCCTGGGCGCTTGCAGGCAGGGAATCTGCTTTGTACCGGTCATCCTGCTGCTCCCCGCATTATGGGGATTAAATGGGATACTCTATGCACAGCCCATTGCGGATGCGATTTCTGCCATAATCACCGTGTTAATGGCTGCTCAACTCCATCGAGAACTGGCAAAATCTGCCGCAGCTATACAAACAAACGCACAATAA
- a CDS encoding type II toxin-antitoxin system PemK/MazF family toxin — MKKVKRGEIYYADLSPVVGSEQDGTRPVLVIQNDTGNKFSPTTIVAAITSKPDKAKLPTHVIVHADGLATESVVLLEQIRTIDKRRLIRYSGRLDKTAMGRVDHAIIVSFGIKYMEGLL, encoded by the coding sequence ATGAAGAAAGTTAAGCGCGGCGAAATTTACTATGCCGACCTATCACCGGTTGTCGGCAGTGAGCAGGATGGTACCCGTCCTGTTCTCGTCATTCAGAACGACACTGGCAACAAATTTAGCCCCACCACTATCGTGGCAGCTATCACCAGCAAACCGGACAAGGCCAAGTTACCAACCCACGTTATTGTTCACGCGGATGGGCTTGCCACGGAGTCTGTTGTCCTGCTGGAGCAGATTCGAACGATTGATAAACGCAGGCTGATTCGGTATAGCGGCAGGCTCGATAAGACCGCCATGGGCCGGGTCGACCACGCCATCATCGTCAGCTTTGGAATCAAATATATGGAGGGGTTGCTTTGA
- a CDS encoding recombinase family protein, producing the protein MKKRNILFGYQYQDGVIVIHPQEVAVIKRIFSEYQNGVSLLDIANRLNDEDVEYQPGVTGWNKSRIMRLIEDERYAGMGDFPAIIEKETHHTLCQIKAGKNTQCTTDRNAEIFHIGAPVICPACGSEMSRRHDSRFKKCQQRWICSNADCRTVIHKADGDLLNDITVLLNQAIVNPEMVQIPAEIDSGSSVLLRKTENEIARTLDTLDNDKNVLRKKMLECVSMKYADIDSAPYTAHRLKAAFANAEPLLAFSLTLFKRTVQTIHLEKDGTVTITLINNQTIRKDEKYAADNDRSAKSGSKNSRQD; encoded by the coding sequence ATGAAAAAGAGAAACATCCTGTTCGGGTATCAGTACCAGGACGGCGTGATAGTCATCCATCCGCAGGAAGTTGCTGTAATAAAGCGTATTTTCAGCGAATATCAAAACGGTGTGTCTTTGCTGGACATCGCCAACCGACTGAACGATGAAGATGTGGAGTATCAGCCCGGCGTTACCGGCTGGAATAAATCCCGCATTATGCGCCTGATTGAGGATGAGCGGTATGCTGGTATGGGTGATTTTCCTGCCATCATTGAAAAAGAAACACATCATACTCTGTGTCAAATCAAGGCTGGAAAGAATACTCAATGCACCACTGACCGTAACGCTGAAATTTTCCATATCGGCGCACCGGTAATATGCCCGGCGTGCGGTTCTGAAATGAGCCGCAGGCACGATAGCAGGTTCAAGAAGTGCCAGCAGCGATGGATATGCTCCAACGCGGACTGCCGCACAGTGATTCATAAAGCAGACGGCGACCTGCTCAATGATATAACTGTACTACTGAATCAGGCAATTGTCAATCCCGAAATGGTGCAAATTCCTGCCGAGATAGACTCCGGTTCCAGTGTGCTGCTTCGAAAAACAGAGAACGAAATTGCCCGGACATTGGATACCCTCGATAATGATAAAAACGTCCTGAGAAAGAAAATGCTGGAATGTGTTTCCATGAAATATGCAGACATTGACTCCGCTCCATATACAGCACATAGGTTGAAAGCGGCTTTTGCAAATGCAGAGCCGCTTTTAGCTTTTTCTCTGACACTTTTTAAAAGGACGGTTCAGACCATCCACCTCGAAAAGGATGGCACAGTGACCATCACTTTAATAAATAATCAGACCATCAGAAAGGATGAAAAATATGCAGCCGACAATGACCGCTCCGCAAAAAGTGGTTCGAAAA
- a CDS encoding SHOCT domain-containing protein, with translation MNTDINNTAFVYSVNMLRLLLKMQLITQEEYERILQISAAHYGTEKIYV, from the coding sequence TTGAACACTGACATCAACAATACAGCTTTCGTTTATAGCGTGAATATGCTCAGATTGCTGTTGAAAATGCAGCTCATCACGCAGGAAGAATACGAGCGCATTTTGCAGATAAGCGCTGCCCACTATGGCACCGAAAAAATATATGTCTGA
- a CDS encoding recombinase family protein, which yields MTVTDISREPQKPTIIRLAAYYRVSSKSADQLHSFAAQIRYYKDYERKNPQYKLVDVYADEGLSGTDMKKRDEQNRLIRDCKLGKIDRIITKSVSRFARNTQELLVALRSLKEMGVSIYFEEQGIDSDKMNMEMLVTFPGMAAQQESVNISDHLRRSYQMRMESGEFNCCAPAYGYDLVDGQLVVKVDEAAVIRRIFDLYLQGTGKQNIANILNAERVPRRYAQKKWYHSTVNYVINNERYMGDALLQKKFTTDTLPFRKKKNRGEKPQFYVENSNPPIVSREVYMAAQELQKLRNISYKCAGGYPLTGILRCPECGRSFRRLLLNSTAYWLCSGGAAGATDCKSRRVRENAVYDTFCLMVDKLSAHRQDLLVTLIHQLEMMQNRGGESQEKIRQIDKQIADLSAQNLVIARLHTNGVLNATDFAAQSSVISNKINALRLDRKKTLAEDKDDELIDTLKSLDDTFAEYVSGASFDQHLFEQIVQSITVVDNARLTFHLIGGLALTEQIPENARCRTA from the coding sequence ATGACTGTAACAGACATTAGCCGGGAGCCTCAAAAGCCCACAATTATCCGGCTGGCGGCTTACTACCGGGTGTCCAGCAAGTCCGCCGACCAGCTACACTCTTTTGCCGCCCAGATTCGCTACTATAAGGATTATGAGCGTAAAAATCCACAATACAAGCTGGTGGATGTGTACGCCGATGAAGGACTGAGCGGCACGGATATGAAGAAACGCGACGAGCAGAACCGGTTGATCCGTGACTGCAAGCTGGGCAAAATCGACCGTATCATCACTAAGTCGGTGTCACGGTTCGCCCGGAACACCCAGGAACTGCTGGTGGCTCTGCGCAGCCTCAAAGAGATGGGCGTGAGCATCTACTTTGAGGAACAAGGCATTGACAGCGATAAAATGAACATGGAAATGCTGGTGACCTTCCCCGGTATGGCCGCCCAGCAGGAGAGCGTGAATATTTCCGACCACCTTCGAAGGAGTTATCAAATGCGTATGGAGTCCGGCGAGTTCAACTGCTGCGCTCCGGCGTATGGGTACGATTTAGTCGATGGCCAGCTTGTGGTCAAAGTGGACGAAGCCGCAGTGATACGCCGCATTTTTGACCTATACCTGCAAGGAACTGGCAAGCAAAATATTGCCAATATCCTCAATGCAGAGAGAGTTCCCCGCAGATATGCTCAAAAAAAGTGGTACCACTCCACAGTGAACTATGTGATAAACAACGAACGCTATATGGGCGATGCGCTCCTGCAAAAGAAGTTTACCACGGACACCCTGCCCTTCAGAAAGAAAAAGAATCGTGGTGAAAAGCCGCAGTTTTATGTGGAGAACAGCAACCCACCCATCGTCAGCCGAGAAGTCTATATGGCTGCACAAGAACTGCAAAAATTACGGAATATCAGCTATAAGTGCGCGGGTGGATATCCGCTGACGGGTATTCTCCGCTGTCCAGAGTGTGGCCGCTCGTTCCGTAGGCTGCTCCTGAACAGTACTGCCTACTGGCTATGCAGCGGCGGGGCTGCTGGGGCAACAGATTGCAAGAGCAGGCGTGTGCGAGAAAATGCTGTCTACGACACTTTTTGCTTGATGGTCGACAAGCTGTCTGCCCATCGGCAAGACCTACTCGTTACCCTTATCCACCAGCTAGAGATGATGCAGAATCGTGGCGGCGAAAGCCAGGAAAAGATACGGCAGATAGATAAGCAGATAGCCGACCTGAGTGCGCAAAATTTGGTAATCGCCCGGCTCCACACCAACGGCGTTCTCAATGCCACTGACTTCGCCGCTCAGTCCTCGGTGATAAGCAATAAGATCAACGCCCTGCGACTGGACCGCAAAAAGACCCTGGCAGAGGATAAGGACGATGAACTGATAGACACGCTGAAATCGCTGGATGATACCTTTGCAGAATATGTGTCAGGAGCATCGTTTGACCAACACCTCTTCGAGCAGATCGTCCAGAGTATCACGGTTGTGGACAATGCTCGACTGACCTTCCACCTCATTGGTGGGCTGGCCCTCACCGAGCAGATCCCGGAGAATGCGAGGTGTAGGACAGCATGA
- a CDS encoding cysteine-rich KTR domain-containing protein, whose translation MQKKQQKSRWIHCPSCGGKTRNKVYEDTVLVNFPLFCPKCRKEILIDVVQFKMIVKR comes from the coding sequence TTGCAAAAGAAACAGCAAAAATCGAGATGGATACATTGTCCTTCCTGTGGCGGTAAGACACGCAACAAAGTGTATGAGGATACTGTCCTTGTCAACTTCCCACTGTTCTGTCCAAAATGCAGAAAAGAAATACTGATTGATGTTGTACAATTCAAGATGATCGTTAAAAGATGA
- a CDS encoding radical SAM protein encodes MHFTGRTWRPPYESQSVILQATSGCTHNQCTFCSLYKDEKFRMSPMDEFEEDLAEIKSYQPNARRIFLTGANPFSMSYENLKLRALTVREYLIKCQSIAMFASIRDIRNKEVWQLKKLRAMGINGLSIGTESGDDATLALANKGYTSADILEQCRKLDEAGIEYYFVYMTGLAGKGNGQRNAINSAKIFSQLNPYFISVNSLTLFPDTQLYQMAKQSIFTPADEKERIEELQTLIENLHIRTHLFANSVSNYFPFVARLPYERDKVIGELQDILNSTDEDEMLEYRQNLGSL; translated from the coding sequence ATGCATTTTACAGGAAGAACCTGGCGGCCACCGTATGAGTCACAGTCTGTCATTTTACAGGCCACTTCCGGCTGCACCCATAACCAATGCACCTTTTGCAGTCTTTACAAAGACGAGAAATTCCGTATGTCTCCCATGGATGAATTTGAGGAAGATCTGGCGGAAATCAAAAGCTACCAGCCCAATGCTCGACGCATTTTCTTGACAGGCGCAAACCCTTTCTCCATGAGTTATGAGAACCTTAAGCTGCGCGCCCTCACCGTCCGTGAATACCTTATCAAATGCCAGTCTATCGCCATGTTTGCCAGTATCCGGGACATCAGGAACAAAGAGGTCTGGCAGCTCAAAAAGCTCCGGGCCATGGGTATCAATGGCCTGAGTATTGGTACAGAAAGCGGCGATGACGCCACCCTTGCGCTGGCAAATAAGGGCTATACGTCCGCTGATATTTTAGAGCAATGCCGCAAGCTGGATGAAGCCGGTATCGAATACTACTTTGTCTACATGACCGGACTGGCTGGGAAGGGAAATGGGCAGCGCAACGCCATCAACTCCGCAAAGATTTTCAGCCAGCTTAATCCCTATTTTATCTCAGTGAATTCTTTGACTCTCTTCCCCGACACACAATTATACCAAATGGCAAAGCAGAGCATATTCACACCTGCTGATGAAAAAGAGCGCATTGAAGAACTGCAAACTCTGATAGAAAATTTGCATATCCGTACCCATCTCTTTGCCAACTCGGTGTCTAACTATTTTCCGTTTGTGGCTCGACTGCCATATGAACGAGATAAGGTCATCGGTGAGTTGCAGGATATTCTCAACAGTACCGATGAAGATGAGATGTTGGAGTATCGGCAAAATTTGGGGTCGCTTTGA
- a CDS encoding sigma-70 family RNA polymerase sigma factor — MVKYAPKKVFVLENGTYLELSYAQFHQQKDTYQGRRFLFLHGMLMEVSEDAYKAFYKDKRRQKYLNERSDDNGDFSYDMLTTDEFNGEDILVDEVADTAGEAERNLLLDKLCTALVELTEEERTLLVQYYSERMSECELSDIYEISQQAVSKRVRKILAKLKNLMRI, encoded by the coding sequence ATGGTGAAATATGCACCAAAGAAAGTGTTCGTATTGGAAAACGGAACGTACCTGGAACTCAGCTATGCTCAGTTCCACCAGCAGAAAGATACATACCAAGGCAGGCGTTTCCTGTTCCTGCACGGTATGCTTATGGAAGTGTCCGAGGATGCATATAAGGCGTTCTATAAGGACAAGCGCCGTCAGAAATATTTGAACGAGCGTTCAGATGACAACGGCGACTTCTCTTATGATATGCTCACGACAGATGAGTTCAACGGCGAGGATATCTTGGTAGATGAAGTAGCTGATACGGCAGGAGAGGCAGAAAGGAATCTCCTGCTGGACAAGCTGTGTACCGCCCTGGTTGAACTTACGGAAGAAGAACGCACACTGCTTGTGCAGTATTATTCTGAGAGAATGTCCGAGTGTGAATTGTCCGATATTTATGAGATTTCCCAGCAGGCCGTCAGCAAGCGAGTCCGTAAAATCCTTGCAAAGCTGAAAAATCTCATGAGAATTTAA
- a CDS encoding helix-turn-helix transcriptional regulator — MPEYTRPLGDAVKRARGELGITQRQVAEAADVDVRTVLNIENYKGNPKLEVLYPLIRSLKIDSREVFYPELLRDSPGLRRMRLLVEDCSEEEALSLAPIIESIIKAIRTNSAIKIE, encoded by the coding sequence ATGCCAGAATATACACGCCCACTGGGAGATGCTGTAAAACGAGCCAGAGGTGAACTTGGAATCACACAGCGGCAGGTTGCGGAGGCTGCCGACGTGGATGTACGGACCGTGCTGAACATAGAGAACTATAAGGGAAATCCAAAACTAGAAGTTCTTTATCCCTTGATCCGTTCTCTCAAAATTGATTCACGGGAAGTTTTCTATCCCGAACTTCTCCGGGACAGCCCTGGCCTTCGCCGGATGCGGCTTTTGGTGGAGGACTGTAGTGAAGAGGAGGCGCTTTCATTGGCCCCCATCATTGAGTCCATTATCAAAGCCATCCGAACGAACTCCGCTATCAAAATTGAGTAG